The genomic region acaaaggcgtgtgtgtgtgtgtgtgtgtgtgtgtgtgtgtgtgtgtgtgtgtgtgtgtgtgtgtgtgtgtgtgtgtgtgtgtgtgtgtgtgtgtgtgtgtgtgtgtgtgtgtggaaatgtaaTGTGTGAGGTTTTCAACAAAGGAAGTTGTTGCCAGGGCCTCAGGAGAAGGTTTCTCTAGCAGAcgataatttgtgtgtgtgtgtgtgtgtaggctccaGCGGGGGAAGAAGCACCAGGTAGAGAATGGCAGCGGGGCGGAGGACAACGGCGACAGCTCCCACTGCAGCAACGCCTCGGTCCACAGCAACCAGGAGGCGGGGCCCAGCATCAAGCGCACCAAGACCTCGGACGACTCCGGCCTGGACATGGACAACGCCACGGAGAACGGCGCCGGCGGGGAGCTGGCGCTGGACGGGGCGAGCGAGATCGAGTTGGTGTTCCGCCCACACCCCACGCTCATGGAGAAGGAGGACCCAGCGCAGACCAGGTGAGACGCTCGTCCTGCCGGCCCCCACAGCGGTCAGGCTGCTCAGAAACCTCACTCCTAAACACTCAAATGGTGCTTCAACCACAAAAGCCAGGGTCGTTACACTTTAACACAGGGTTTAACTGTAGGGTGACCGACTACAAATTGAAAGATGGTTTGAGCCCTGAGGTTAACTGAGCCAACTACATTGGTTTACTGATGGCAACATTGTAATagcatttacaaatacataacaaattaaaatgttaccagacatacaaaatacataacgttttatttaaaaacattcCATAAAAGTGAGCTACCATGGCCCAACAGTAACCTTATCGTCACTTTGGGTCCTCCTGGATCCCTGGTGCAGTTCAGTCGACCCAGTCAGCAGAAGAGCCCTGCCTATCACTGATGCTGTGTAGTGTGGAATTCATCCCCAGGTACATCAAGACCTCAGGGAACGCCACGGTGGACCACCTGTCCAAGTACCTGGCCGTGCGCCTGGCTCTGGAAGACCTGCGCAAGAACGGCGAAGCCAGCCCCATCAACGTGGAGGCCGCCAGCGAGAAACAGTACACTATCTACATCCCCACAGCCAACAGCCAGTTCACAGTGAGTACCAATGTGTTAACActacccacaccacacacacacacacacacacacacacacacacaccacacaccttaCACATCCAGTGCACTCATATGTGTACCATGTGTACCATAACTCATGAACCCACTACATGAACACCCTATGACCACATGTGCTTCAGCTTTCTGTACTATGTCCTGCCTCTtgcttcatgtctctctctgtgtctctctgtgtctctctctctctctgtgtttctctctctctctgtgtctctctctctctctctctctctctctctctctgtgtgtgcctctctctctctctctctctgtgtctctctctctctctctgtctctctctctcacacacacacacacacactctcttctatTTTCTCctactgtgttttgttttccttcagtaagcagtctttttctctgtgtgtctcaggtcctgaatggctctttctctctggagcTGGTGAGCGAGAAGTACTGGAAGGTGAACAAACCCATGGAGCTCTACTTCGCTCCAACAAAGGAGCACAAATAGGTGGAGACCAGGCGGGTCTGGAAAAGACTGATGTTTGCCCCCCCCTTACCTCCTACATATTCTTTCtttacctatctctctctctttctctctctctccatctgtctctctctccccttccccagtGTGGGTCTCTCTGCCCCTCAGTAACTGTgctgctttgtttttttattgtctttttGTATGGGGTTGGGCGGGACTTAGGagatgttttctgtttgttgttttgtctgatCCCCCACCCGTCATGCGTGTCCGTGGAGAGCCGCTTCAGGAGCGAAGCAGATGCGCTGTGTAGAGACTTGTAAAATATCACGTGCGAGGCCCACCGTAGAGAACTGTACACAAACTTCACCAGTGGTCAACACActcaataacacatttattttttctctctttttgggACTTAGTTTGTATCCGTGGCAACGGTCTTTCACATCAGTCAAGATCATAGAATTCAGTTTAACCTGAGGGTTAATGTGCAGTGCACCACCTGAGTGCTGGTCCTGCCCACTGCACGTGAGGCTGGAGAGGCTGAGGGCGCTAGTTTAGCCCAAAGTTTGGCCCCTAAGCTGTAAACTCTATCCCTGAGGTTGTGGTGTCAGGGTCAAAGGTTACTGTGACACTATGAGAACCCCGGAAAACTCCAGAACCAACACGACAGATGTACGACTGCTCCAGAAGATATTGGCTTCTCTCAAAATGAAAGACTCATCTTAACgagttttattattttaaatagaATACATAGCCGTTGTTTCTGTCTGAGGAGGGacctgtttttttatatatcttgATGTTTCGTAAAAATGCCATTGCAGAGTTCTTTTAGAGCAtgaaatattttagtttgacATTCTTTGCATAAATATGAGTTGTTGTTTGGGAAAATGTATACCACATTATCTGtttggaaaataaaaaataaaaaaagtgtgaCAACTGCGTCATTCAGTGGGACTGGAGTAGCAGGACCTTTTCGCTCACAGAGAGAGTTGTGCACGGGCTTAGTGGGATTAGATTAGAAGACATCTAGACATAGGGAGGTCTCGAGTTTAAGGGTTTGTCCTCTGAGAACTGAAACTTATAGGCTCCAGTATTGGGGATTAAGATGGGTGATCACCTATTGGAGGCTTCTTTAGTCTTCCCACTAGCCATTAACCCAATTCTCCATCATGAAAAAGTAAGTGATCCAGATCAGATTCTAATACAATTCTAATAATTCTAAGGTCATCGGGTTGAGACCAATAGAGCACACTTACCGATAAAATGACAACTGATCCTGTGCAGAACCTGTACAGCTTTGCATGAAAGaatgctgaatgaatgaatgaatgaatgaatgaatgtcaaCAACAGTGTTGGTGCAGACGCTGTCAGATGGACGAAAAAGATGAATTAACGAGTCACGAGAGAGTGTGGTCATACTTGTAGTCGGACTCAAGTGCAGCTCTCAGAGTGTGTTGGCTCCTGATGTTGAACTGAATTGTGGAAGTAGAAGTGAGGCAAGAGCAGTTACCATCATACCTGCCTTGTAACTTGCCTTGACATAAGACGGAGGGGATGGTCCATAGATTCCCGGTCAGTGTGTACATCTGAAGCAACAATTAGTAAACAACTCGACCTCTGTAACAGTCATCAGTGTGTCAGGTTGTCCTTGACCTTTCCGGAACCAGCCAAAAGATTCCCTGTCTATTGGCACAGATGTCTGCATTTGCACTACATTTACTTTTATTTCATGTACCACAGACTTTGGTCCTAAGCAACTTGAAGTATAGGTAGCATATGTGTTTTTACCTGAACAGGGTATCTCCACCTGCTTATAGGCTGGTCGAGAGTAGCTGCCTCCTGTGGGCATCTATGGGATGTCGGGTTCACTCCACTATGTAGCCTGTCGGGTTCACTCCACTATGTAGCCTGTCGGTTTTTTGGTAAGTTACTAATAAGCCTTATTAACTCCTGGAGAAAGTAACACTGAAAGCTTTTCCCCAGGCACTTCATCTCAGCACAGACATTGATCTTAAAATGGGTCTTAATAGTCTTAAAATCCCTTCACCAGGTTAATGTGTCTCACTAGTGGTATTTACTGATATCCATCATGTCTACAAGTTACATGACATAAGCCAGGTATTTTTATGAACACCCATAGTTTCAAAGCATTTTTCTACTTATTGGGTAATCAAGATTAAGAGTCTAATGGTCCATGCAGAACGGAAAACATGTGCAATGTACATGATGGAAGATTGATCATTGGAACAAGGGATTGTATTAAATGACATTCACAGAGACGAAATGCACAGTGTGCTTCACCAATCCATTTCACAACCAActgatcattttatttttatttggtcCTTTCAATGTACAAATGGCAGACATCAGTAGTACTCATTGAGCATATTGTGGAGATGCTCTCCCCTTTGAATGTACTGAGAATGATTGTTCTCACAGTTGCATATCTTTTCAGAAACAACAATTCAGTGTCTATGTGactgatatatatattgttCAGAACATAGTCCTATGCCTGTGTCTGACCGGTACTGATATCCGCTAGTAATATCCCTTTGATGTCATTTCTATGCAGATTTTTACACCCAAGAAATAGTTCTACTATAGAGCCCTAAGCCTTTGGTTAGACTGAGTTGAAGAGCAGCTTTGCCACTAACATCGATTTGCGTTCTCTTTAATGAGCTTTCAGCGTATGCCCATCATTGAGGATAAAACAGTAAGCTAAAGCAATCAATGATTCAAAGTGAAGAGAGCCtatttacaaacatgaaaagtcTTCTGTACAAGAAACCAGTCCAACTCCAACCCTACTGTTCCCatattaaaaaaagataaaaaatatgaTCCTGATCACAACTCCAAGCACGCCATGTCGTATCACAAATAATTAATTGGTGATAGAAAAAGTTGTAGTACAGGAGTCGAGATACTAGTCCTATTGATATTCAGAGCAAGAGGCTTATTTAGTCTGATACACATTTATCTTAAAGCAGGAAGCTCTGGTGCAATCCCAGTTTCACGGCTACTGGCAAAAGTATGAGGAGAATATCATCTTCAAagagatatactgtacatcaatATTTTGTATCAGTGTGCCGGAAGACAAATCTCTGTTTATCTAGCCACTTCATCATTTAGCTAGTATTACATTACAGGCACAATCATGCTAGTCGACAGGCCCCTGGGGTTCTGACTATGTAATCCTTAGCAGAAGTCAGGTCAGCCTTTCATGGCCTTCTAATGTTTTTAAGTTTGGAGGGTTACTACTCTGGTAAAGCATGCCAGTGCCGAGAGATTTGGGATTCTGGTACAGGACCATTTGGGTCTCAGCTTCCTCTGAAGAGATTGGAGTTCGTAGtatgggtgggggggtaggTCAGTGAGAGATAAGAGACTGGagttgggtgggggggtaggtCAGTGAGAGATAAGAGATTGGagttgggtgggggggtaggtcagtgagagataagagagatTCCTGGGCCATGGTACACACAGTGCAGGTGTCAGTGGTACAGGTAGGCGTTGGGACTCTGGTAGAGGTACATGTAGGCATCACAGAAGAGGCGCTTAGCCACATCATCCATGTCTCTGGGCTGCAAGCAGGCGAGCTCCGGGAGGGGCATCTCCAGGTATCTGCCCACCTCTGGACACAGGCGCACCTCTGGGATGTTGTAGCCATCACTCTCCCctacaagacaaacacacatcactctccccttcaagacaaacacacatcactctccccttcaagacaaacacacatcactctcCCCTTCAAGACAAACTGTAGCCATCACTCTCCCctacaagacaaacacacatcactctcCCCTTCAAGACAAACGCACTGACTTCTCAAACTGagaccacacccacacacgcacacacatttcctgAGACTAGTATTTGGGTTAACTACAAAAGCTTGTTTTGCTTGCAGTCTCCGCTCCTCACCTTCTCTGTCGGACATGCTGTCAAAGAAGGCCCAGTCGGTGGTGTTTGGCCCGTACTTGAGGAAGGACACGTAATGGCTGGTGTCTATGCAGAGCACGGCAAACATCTCCATCACATCTCTGGGGGGAGCAACGGCTTGTGACCAGCCTTCAGGCACAAAGGAAGGACATGGTTTGTGGGACCGCCGGCTTGGATGCCTGTGCACctaaacaatatatatatatattacatgttATCACATGCCAACGTCACACTACCAAATCCAGTGAATTATGAGAATAACAGCAACAAACCAAATGGAATTAGTGCATAATCAGTGCATACTGATCTCCCTCTCCTTAGGCTAAAAGTTCAAGTAGGCCCTCACTGAAAGACTGTCAATAATCACTTTTCAACCTTTTCACAGAAACCAGCTAGATTCACGGGAAACCCTCAGCTGGTTATTTTGGAACTTCTGCATTTCTAAAACATGTTCTGCTAAATGTCATTTTCAGTGACACTATGACATCGTGACACTCTTCATCCTCTCACTGGTTGGTGTGCATCACCTTCCTCATCTGTGCTAGCTGACGTTAATGGTTGTCTGGTACTGAGGCCAGGATTGTTTGATTATtggtgaaaagaaaagagaaaaacatgacTACCTGAGTGGAGCATGTCTGGCAGAAATATTTGAAGCCATTCCTGCTAAGAGCGGAATCTTTGAAGCACTCTTTGCACTCCTCACTAGCAAGGCCTCCACACAACAGGCACTGCTGAGGgactaaaatcacacacacacacacacacacacacacacacacacacacacacacacacacacacacatacacacattacagacatgACATATGCATTTACATCAAGGTAGTATTGAAGTGGTTTGGGGCTGTACTCTGCACAGCAACACGTGTGAATGTGTTATGCgagtgtggacatgtgtgtgtgtgtgtaccctctgATAGAAGGCCAGTGATATCCAGCTCCAGAGAGGGAATGATCTTTGGAAACATCTTAAAGTTCTTCCCAAAGCGTGGCATCTGAAGGATCAGGCAGGAGGGGACCTGAAGGAACAGAGAGTACACACCAAGTTTTCAATACTTCACTGTGCTTTAAAGCCCTGGGAACTGACACAACCCAGACACGTAACTGCTTGAGTGCCATAGACATTAGATGAGCAACCGGATATTAAAGCTCATACTCTTCTGCTCTGAATGCCCCAAGAAGACatcatagagacacacacaatatagcAAGTTAAAGAGTTACTTCAGCCAGTTTGAGATGACCGCTGTAGAATGACTGCTCAATCAGCTGCTGGACTGTGGGCAAGATCAGGTTGTGGGGTTCGTCCAGGAAGATCTGGTAGCAGTAACTGCTCTGTACTCTATTTCCTGAACAACTGcccaggaaagaaagaaagaaagaaagcacacACTATGAAAATTAGTAATTGTGTAGTAGCATGTCTAGTAAGTAGTAACAAAGATCAAAGAAAGTTCACAGTACTCAGATGtatttcaaaagacacacacagagaaggtcCAGGGATCTAGTCACTCAGCCCTGCCCCTGCTGAAATCCCTAAGTCAGACAATTCTCCAGTTTTGAACTTACAGTTTGATAGGTGGCTCCAGAGAGAGGATTTTATTCATGATTAGAGAGAGGAACTCCTCTGGATCTGCAAGAGATGGAAGAAAGATgtttgatggagatcatttcgaaacactgttaatgacttcagaatatattaatcaagtgccttgtattaatatataccttgtatAAATCATGTACTCaggtaagcaggaacatggcttttctgtgtttctgcgtgtgtgtaacttagaatattaggtgccacttagtctgcattttgtacaagagcatgtttggaccagaggtgataagaagggaactgtgcttcttccgaccttgtgcaaaactgccatccttgcaagacagggagcctcggacgtcagagatccaccacgtggttttccctgctgaacgctaaacttctgtctatataaatcttgtgcgatgtgtttaatattgcttcactttcagccttgtgctgggagtgagcccgattgcaattgttttttgtctaataaatgtacttatatgcagctccggagtcctgaggtaactagggtgaattttcacctaacacatgTTCACATATGTTCTTATATCATTTTGCTGCCATTTTAAGTGGCTTGGTCCTGCTCTAGCGCAAACTGTTATGAATGGTAACCCAGAACCCAGGGGTAAATCATAGAATCATTTCAGCTATTTCCAATTTATACtatttaaatagtttttttccTGTCTCAGGAATATATAGAACTGTATAGAACTCCATTTCTGTATGTCTTCTCACCTTTTTCGTCTGTGGTGAAGGTGGGACAGTATCCTCTCTCCTGGAGCTGCTTACGAAGCTTCATAACACTCCCAGCCTCTACAAAGCCTCTTCTACAAACACATAGAAATATTTAGACGAATACAGATGTTACTCTTAAATTCAGAGTACCGGTACTATTAAAGGAGGAGAATGAGCTATTAAGCTGTCATGGACAAGTTACAAACATTCAATATAATTTCCTGTTTAACACAGATGTTGCATCCCTATATTATATTTTCAGTGAACAGACAACTGATTGTGCTTTAGTTTGGCCCCTTTACAGTTGAACCGGATGCTCGACCCACAACCGAACCTTTCCCTGTAAGTCTCTGCACAACCCTGACCTGCGCAGCGGGTTGACGATGTCTAGCAGCAGTGTTCTCTGGATGGGCTGGTCCTTTGGGTCCGCAGGTTTGAACAGCAGAGAGTCCAGCACTGACGAACAGGAGAACAAACTGGAAACAAATCATATCCTTAGCAGTTACTAGCTTATAATAACAGGCAATGGTAATAATAAGGGTATATGTTGCATGGTACCAGTTATGGCTTTAAGGTTGATGGTTTTAAATGGGGTTAAATATCTGACCTGAAAAGTGCAGAGTCCATGTAGCAGGAGTTGCAGTGACCTTGAATACCCTTCATACGACCCACAAGCAGATGTTTCACATCCTCTGAGCTGATAGGAGGAACATTCTCACTCTCAGTGTCAGCATCACGGCCTTGTGCTAAAGAAGAGATGCCCCCATTGGATTTAAAGGCGGGCTGACATTTAACAGTTGCTTTAATAATagtggtacatgtgtgtgtgtgtgagcagtagcAGTTGTGCTGGTCCTACTGGTTTGTTTGGGGATGGAGGAGATCAGTGTGTCCCCGGTGCCACTGTAAGGAGTGTCTGGGAAACAGGAGCTCATCTTCACAAACATGCCTTGCTTTGGCGGACACGTGAAATAACGCACTTCCTTGAATTGTCCATCAGACACTCCACTTTTGGTGTCCTGTAGCAAGAGAGGTGGagcggagagaagagatgaagagcAAACTGTCAAACTGTTCAACCTGAGAGACTTCACACTACAGAAGAACAGAAAACATGGTGTCataatgatgtcataatgatgtcataatgatgTCTGTTGCTGTGAGTGGGTTTCTCTTCCTgtgtcttcctcttcatcatcatcattgtttattcagggagaattgacttaGCACacggctcttttgcagcaatgccctgattgaggctacataatacaacaataaataaacaaaccataacaaaacaaaacagacaaaataaataaacaaaacacattaaacaactcagaaattaagtataaatttttttttaaaaattacataaaagtaaaaataattaaatcagagaatcatttaaaacaacagcattgaggcacatcttCCCTTCACGTACCAGCTCCAGGCCCACTCTGGTCCCGTCTGATCCCGGCAGGTTTCCTATCCAGCGGACAGTCCCGTACACCGAGCCTTTCCCCAGATGCACTCTCACCCGGGAGTTCAAGCTGATGGAGCTGCTGTTTGCGGGCCCAGTGCCTGCGTCAGTGTCCATGAGTCCCATATCTAACAACACATGATCTCAAAATCATCACTACCCGCATATCCGTATAGTCACAGGAAGTATTTTCTACCAGAATAAAGCATATTTAAAGACCTTTATAGGGTCTGCTTGCAATGAAATTGAATGTTTGCTTAAATAATTCACTGAATTGATTTAAGTGTAGAACATATGAAGGATTGAACGCATACCTGAGGGGTGGAACTCCTCTTTCAGAACAAAGCCCAGGGGGACCGTGACTGAACCACCCTTCACTCCCTGCTCATCCTTGTCCTGAAGAGAAACAGTTACCTCTTTATTA from Clupea harengus chromosome 10, Ch_v2.0.2, whole genome shotgun sequence harbors:
- the rnf2 gene encoding E3 ubiquitin-protein ligase RING2 isoform X1, giving the protein MTQTVQTNGVQPLSKTWELSLYELQRTPQEAITDGLEIAVSPRSLHSELMCPICLDMLKNTMTTKECLHRFCADCIITALRSGNKECPTCRKKLVSKRSLRPDPNFDALISKIYPSRDEYEAHQERVLARISKHNNQQALSHSIEEGLKIQAMNRLQRGKKHQVENGSGAEDNGDSSHCSNASVHSNQEAGPSIKRTKTSDDSGLDMDNATENGAGGELALDGASEIELVFRPHPTLMEKEDPAQTSVEFIPRYIKTSGNATVDHLSKYLAVRLALEDLRKNGEASPINVEAASEKQYTIYIPTANSQFTVLNGSFSLELVSEKYWKVNKPMELYFAPTKEHK
- the rnf2 gene encoding E3 ubiquitin-protein ligase RING2 isoform X2; this encodes MTQTVQTNGVQPLSKTWELSLYELQRTPQAITDGLEIAVSPRSLHSELMCPICLDMLKNTMTTKECLHRFCADCIITALRSGNKECPTCRKKLVSKRSLRPDPNFDALISKIYPSRDEYEAHQERVLARISKHNNQQALSHSIEEGLKIQAMNRLQRGKKHQVENGSGAEDNGDSSHCSNASVHSNQEAGPSIKRTKTSDDSGLDMDNATENGAGGELALDGASEIELVFRPHPTLMEKEDPAQTSVEFIPRYIKTSGNATVDHLSKYLAVRLALEDLRKNGEASPINVEAASEKQYTIYIPTANSQFTVLNGSFSLELVSEKYWKVNKPMELYFAPTKEHK
- the rnf2 gene encoding E3 ubiquitin-protein ligase RING2 isoform X3 gives rise to the protein MTQTVQTNGVQPLSKTWELSLYELQRTPQEAITDGLEIAVSPRSLHSELMCPICLDMLKNTMTTKECLHRFCADCIITALRSGNKECPTCRKKLVSKRSLRPDPNFDALISKIYPSRDEYEAHQERVLARISKHNNQQALSHSIEEGLKIQAMNRLQRGKKHQVENGSGAEDNGDSSHCSNASVHSNQEAGPSIKRTKTSDDSGLDMDNATENGAGGELALDGASEIELVFRPHPTLMEKEDPAQTRYIKTSGNATVDHLSKYLAVRLALEDLRKNGEASPINVEAASEKQYTIYIPTANSQFTVLNGSFSLELVSEKYWKVNKPMELYFAPTKEHK
- the cyldl gene encoding ubiquitin carboxyl-terminal hydrolase CYLD isoform X1, with protein sequence MEDLFFIITERGEGIPSYIYPGRICYMKENRYLEEVSQESKVLPVKWLGSVVEYRVQVDSLHPVSKVEAALLQALDTDEERLDAFLNKAALEAAAGLKEGSSVFVEDMGKWHQGVVQYIGSRSRMLFPDCISGTFFRIKLQDGAREIWVPFSCVKPASETPVQAGDRVIFFPNNETQARRGMVMELKEIDGETLAFISTDKDEQGVKGGSVTVPLGFVLKEEFHPSDMGLMDTDAGTGPANSSSISLNSRVRVHLGKGSVYGTVRWIGNLPGSDGTRVGLELDTKSGVSDGQFKEVRYFTCPPKQGMFVKMSSCFPDTPYSGTGDTLISSIPKQTTQGRDADTESENVPPISSEDVKHLLVGRMKGIQGHCNSCYMDSALFSLFSCSSVLDSLLFKPADPKDQPIQRTLLLDIVNPLRRRGFVEAGSVMKLRKQLQERGYCPTFTTDEKDPEEFLSLIMNKILSLEPPIKLCSGNRVQSSYCYQIFLDEPHNLILPTVQQLIEQSFYSGHLKLAEVPSCLILQMPRFGKNFKMFPKIIPSLELDITGLLSEVPQQCLLCGGLASEECKECFKDSALSRNGFKYFCQTCSTQVHRHPSRRSHKPCPSFVPEGWSQAVAPPRDVMEMFAVLCIDTSHYVSFLKYGPNTTDWAFFDSMSDREGESDGYNIPEVRLCPEVGRYLEMPLPELACLQPRDMDDVAKRLFCDAYMYLYQSPNAYLYH
- the cyldl gene encoding ubiquitin carboxyl-terminal hydrolase CYLD isoform X2, whose translation is MEDLFFIITERGEGIPSYIYPGRICYMKENRYLEEVSQESKVLPVKWLGSVVEYRVQVDSLHPVSKVEAALLQALDTDEERLDAFLNKAALEAAAGLKEGSSVFVEDMGKWHQGVVQYIGSRSRMLFPDCISGTFFRIKLQDGAREIWVPFSCVKPASETPVQAGDRVIFFPNNETQARRGMVMELKEIDGETLAFISTDKDEQGVKGGSVTVPLGFVLKEEFHPSDMGLMDTDAGTGPANSSSISLNSRVRVHLGKGSVYGTVRWIGNLPGSDGTRVGLELDTKSGVSDGQFKEVRYFTCPPKQGMFVKMSSCFPDTPYSGTGDTLISSIPKQTTQGRDADTESENVPPISSEDVKHLLVGRMKGIQGHCNSCYMDSALFSLFSCSSVLDSLLFKPADPKDQPIQRTLLLDIVNPLRRRGFVEAGSVMKLRKQLQERGYCPTFTTDEKDPEEFLSLIMNKILSLEPPIKLCSGNRVQSSYCYQIFLDEPHNLILPTVQQLIEQSFYSGHLKLAEVPSCLILQMPRFGKNFKMFPKIIPSLELDITGLLSEVPQQCLLCGGLASEECKECFKDSALSRNGFKYFCQTCSTQVHRHPSRRSHKPCPSFVPEGWSQAVAPPRDVMEMFAVLCIDTSHYVSFLKYGPNTTDWAFFDSMSDREGESDGYSLS